A region of Maridesulfovibrio sp. DNA encodes the following proteins:
- the fliQ gene encoding flagellar biosynthesis protein FliQ → MTPEFVIGFAKQSIELALTLALPMLAVGLVVGIFVSVIQAATQIQEMTLTFVPKIVSMFLALLFAFPWIMDKMIDFTRNIFLNLPNYIK, encoded by the coding sequence ATGACCCCGGAATTTGTTATTGGATTTGCAAAGCAGTCTATTGAACTGGCTTTAACCCTGGCACTACCAATGCTGGCGGTTGGTCTGGTGGTGGGTATTTTCGTGTCTGTCATTCAGGCCGCTACCCAGATTCAGGAGATGACCCTGACCTTTGTGCCTAAGATTGTGTCCATGTTTCTGGCCCTGCTTTTTGCCTTTCCGTGGATAATGGACAAGATGATTGATTTTACACGCAATATTTTTCTTAATCTGCCCAACTACATAAAATAG